The sequence below is a genomic window from Fibrobacter sp. UWR4.
AGGAAAAATGCGAGCTGCCCAACGGAAAAGTCATCGATGATTTTTACACCTTGTGGCAGCCGGACTGGGTTCTGATTCTAGCCCGCACGAAGGATGGCAAGTGGGTCATGACGGAACAGTACCGCCATGGCACAGGCAAGATTGCATTGGAATTTCCAGCAGGAATCATCGACAAGAACGAGACTGCAGAACAGGCCGCCCTTCGTGAACTTCAGGAAGAATGCGCTTACGGATTTCCCCAGTCCCTCACTTACCTCGGGGCTTTCCCGGTCAATCCGGATCGTCACCGCGGTAAATTTCACGTCGTATTCATTGACGGCGTCGTACGTGCAGGCAAGACCAGCTTCGATGAAAGCGAAGACATCGAATCCCTGGAAATGTCCGACGAAGAACTGCAAGCAAAGATGAACAGTGGAGAATTCAATCATCCCTTACAGATGGCGGGCTACCTGAAGTGGAAACTCGCCCACTAAAATTGCCCATCCTTGTATTGGGATTGAACGGCGTTCCGGGTTACGCCCTCTTTAGGCATTTCAACAGGCTGTTTGGCGGTACCGATGTTAGCGACGGCACCAGCGGGACCATTCATCCGGCGAAACGCCATCCCGATGCTGCGGCGCCCCTTATCGGGATTCGTCCCATTAAACATCCCTGCGTTTACGGGCAGGACGTTGTCGCCATCGACGCGGAAGACACCGCAGGCCTTACCCGACTTTTCGAGAAGCACAAGTTCAAGACGGTGATTGACGCCAGCGGAAACTGCGCGCTGAAAGCCTGCGAGTGCGATACGCCCCGAAGCTACTTGCTGAACTGCTCCCAGGGAGTGGACGCCGCCCAGCTGGCCGCAGATTTTAACTGCACCTTCGTGAGAATTTCTACGGACATGGTCTGGAGTGGAAGCGAAGAAACCGCACATCTCCGCCCCTACAAGGATGATACGCCCAAGGATCCCATCCACAATTACGGAAAGCACCAGCTGGAAGCGGAAATCGAGATCCAGCGGATCAAGCCGGATGCAGTGATGCTCCGTGTGCCTCTCCCTATGGACTATGCCCCCGGTGGCTGCGCCGGCGCCATCGACTGGATCAGCTATCGCTTTAGACCAGGTCGCCCTGCAACGCTTTATACGGACGAATACCGCCGTCCCATTTACGGCGGCGACATGTGCCGTGTGGTCCAGTACATTCTGGAGCATGAATTTCCTGCGGGTATTTACAACTGCGGCGGTCCCCGTCGCGTGACCCTCTATAACGCAGGCCAGCTGGTCAACGCCATCGGAGGCTACCCTCCGGAATTACTCCATGGTTGTCCGCGAATTGAAGCAGGTCCCCTTCCCCCGCGGGTAGGCGATCTAGACATCGACAGTAGCAAACTCTACAGCCTGCTACCGCCGGGATTCATTCGTCCCTGGCCCGCCGACGAAAAAATCGTCCCCACGGACTGTGACTGGCATAAGACATTCGGACGAGACTGCCCCGACAAGCATAAAGTGGGTAGCGAAGAAGCCATCTACCGCCTCCTCGTTCTCGGCGAGAG
It includes:
- a CDS encoding NUDIX hydrolase; amino-acid sequence: MKPWKLLDTEYLVNAPWLKVAKEKCELPNGKVIDDFYTLWQPDWVLILARTKDGKWVMTEQYRHGTGKIALEFPAGIIDKNETAEQAALRELQEECAYGFPQSLTYLGAFPVNPDRHRGKFHVVFIDGVVRAGKTSFDESEDIESLEMSDEELQAKMNSGEFNHPLQMAGYLKWKLAH
- a CDS encoding sugar nucleotide-binding protein translates to MPILVLGLNGVPGYALFRHFNRLFGGTDVSDGTSGTIHPAKRHPDAAAPLIGIRPIKHPCVYGQDVVAIDAEDTAGLTRLFEKHKFKTVIDASGNCALKACECDTPRSYLLNCSQGVDAAQLAADFNCTFVRISTDMVWSGSEETAHLRPYKDDTPKDPIHNYGKHQLEAEIEIQRIKPDAVMLRVPLPMDYAPGGCAGAIDWISYRFRPGRPATLYTDEYRRPIYGGDMCRVVQYILEHEFPAGIYNCGGPRRVTLYNAGQLVNAIGGYPPELLHGCPRIEAGPLPPRVGDLDIDSSKLYSLLPPGFIRPWPADEKIVPTDCDWHKTFGRDCPDKHKVGSEEAIYRLLVLGERY